The following are encoded together in the Strongyloides ratti genome assembly S_ratti_ED321, chromosome : 2 genome:
- a CDS encoding Succinate-CoA ligase, ADP-forming, beta subunit translates to MSLNKYCLLKSPKKIFQHFWRNLNLQEHASMSLLKKNGVPVPPFALAKTPEEAYSIAKTLNGNDYVVKAQVLAGGRGKGHFTSGLHGGVHIVFSPEEAQNKASQMIGSKLITKQTTSDGKICNSVLVAERLFTRREYYFSIMLDRHTNGPVLIGSSKGGMNIEEVAAEDPNDIVTLPIKIEEGLTDTLVEKFTKDMKFGDKSLDKAKDIIKKLYEMFMQNDALLIEINPMAEDVNGDIYCMDCKFSVDDNAQFRQKDLFLMQDFEQVDDLEHRASKSNLNYIKLDGNLGCLVNGAGLAMATMDIINLHKGVPANFLDVGGGATTEEVTEALKIITAEGNNVNAILINIFGGIVDCSNIAKAIIASAKDINIPIVCRLQGTNVITAKALIANSGLKIFSCDDLDAAAQLAVKLSTIVQLAKESSLDVSFELHI, encoded by the exons atgtcacttaataaatattgtttactTAAATCACCCAAAAAA attttcCAACATTTTTGGAGAAATCTTAATCTTCAAGAACATGCTTCTATGtcattgttaaaaaaaaatggagtACCAGTACCACCATTTGCCTTAGCTAAAACACCAGAAGAGGCATATAGTATTGCAAAAACATTGAATGGAAATGACTATGTTGTCAAGGCACAGGTTCTTGCAGGTGGACGTGGTAAAGGACATTTTACCTCTGGTCTTCATGGTGGTGTTCATATTGTCTTCTCACCAGAGGAGGCTCAAAATAAGGCATCTCAAATGATTGGttcaaaattaattactAAACAAACCACTTCTGATGGTAAAATTTGTAATTCTGTTCTTGTTGCAGAGAGACTTTTTACAAGAAGAGAGTATTACTTTTCAATTATGCTTGATAGGCATACAAATGGACCTGTTTTAATTGGATCATCTAAAGGTGGAATGAATATTGAGGAGGTGGCTGCTGAGGATCCTAATGATATTGTGACACTTCCAATAAAAATTGAGGAAGGATTAACTGATACTTTGGTGGAGAAGTTTACCAAAGATATGAAATTTGGTGATAAAAGCTTAGATAAGGCTAAAgatattatcaaaaagttATATGAAATGTTTATGCAGAATGATGCTTTActtattgaaataaatcCAATGGCTGAGGATGTCAATGGAGACATTTATTGTATGGATTGTAAATTTAGTGTTGATGATAATGCACAATTTAGACAAAAAGATCTCTTTTTAATGCAAGATTTTGAACAAGTAGATGATTTAGAACACCGTGCCTCAAAATCTAACCTTAATTACATAAAACTTGATGGAAATTTGGGATGTTTAGTTAATGGAGCAGGTCTTGCTATGGCAACAATGGACATCATTAATCTTCATAAAGGTGTACCAGCAAACTTTTTAGATGTTGGAGGTGGTGCAACAACTGAAGAAGTTACAGaagctttaaaaattattacagcTGAGGGAAATAATGTAAATGCAATtcttatcaatatatttGGAGGAATTGTTGATTGTAGTAATATTGCTAAAGCAATCATAGCTTCAGCAAAAGATATCAATATTCCAATTGTTTGCCGTTTACAGGGAACAAATGTAATCACAGCTAAAGCACTTATTGCTAATTCtggattaaaaattttttcatgtGATGATTTAGATGCAGCAGCACAATTAGCTGTTAAACTATCAACAATAGTTCAATTGGCTAAAGAATCATCTCTTGATGTTTCATTTGAATTACATATTtga
- a CDS encoding Putative transcription factor SOX-14 has translation MVVDSVLPTETPLQKFQDNSPVSDSSTGQVNFCREMNSEHTPSFKNSTKKSTLSETSSYDDPTAFFGSLRVEKTSRTPYSDATNCKKTSNHVKRPMNAFMVWSQLERRKICENQPEMHNAEISKKLGTRWRNLTEDQKAPFVAEAERLRLLHQKEYPDYKYKPRKKNKKGGGPLVQNFPQNQTFDYSTSQYNNSTNSSISFNNMLRSFKRPPTDVNSVVNGQGHPFNIMVSGNEISTPASYGKAMKVDYNGIALRNNDGNLVPYNNTFNTFSSINTTPSAIKCELKQELVNFSTNQPSTTTTSYPSPTDFNTTPRTPESGFCDESFNSFNASFNTSNPSSSFIHSSGNNFNINRIGNDFSSNYYHSYPQTSNSPNSPSTVGTGSPSSVGIENTNNQYTIPYTTSGNFPHWDSFTYTQSMYENNSIGFSHSTTGYGN, from the exons ATGGTTGTAGATAGTGTATTACCTACTGAAACTCCTTTACAAAAGTTTCAAGATAATTCACCAGTCTCTGATTCTTCTACTGGTCAGGTAAATTTTTGTAGAGAGATGAATTCTGAACATACAccttcatttaaaaattcaacaaaaaaatcaACTTTATCTGAAACTTCTAGTTATGATGATCCAACTGCTTTTTTTGGTTCATTAAGa gttGAAAAGACATCACGAACACCATATTCTGATGCTACAAATTGTAAGAAAACTTCTAATCATGTTAAAAGGCCAATGAATGCATTTATGGTTTGGAGTCAATTAgaaagaagaaaaatttgTGAAAATCAACCTGAAATGCATAATGCTGAGATTAGCAAAAAATTAGGTACGAGGTGGAGAAATTTAACTGAAGATCAAAAAGCTCCATTTGTTGCAGAGGCTGAAAGATTAAGATTACTTCATCAGAAGGAGTATCctgattataaatataaaccaagaaagaaaaataaaaaaggtGGTGGTCCACTTGTTCAAAATTTTCCACAAAATCAAACATTTGATTATTCAACCTCtcaatataataattcaaCCAATTCATCAATTAGTTTCAATAATATGTTGAGAAGTTTTAAACGTCCACCAACAGATGTAAATTCAGTTGTTAATGGTCAGGGACATCCTTTTAATATTATGGTTTCTGGTAATGAGATATCGACACCAGCATCTTATGGCAAAGCTATGAAAGTTGATTATAATGGGATAGCTTTAAGAAACAATGATGGAAATCTTGTTCCgtataataatacttttaatacaTTCTCATCTATTAACACAACACCATCTGCCATAAAATGTGAACTTAAACAGGAATTAGTTAACTTCTCAACTAATCAACCCTCCACAACAACTACCTCATACCCATCACCAACTGATTTTAATACAACACCTAGAACTCCAGAATCAGGTTTTTGCGATGAAAGCTTTAATTCTTTCAACGCATCTTTTAATACTTCTAATCCATCATCATCTTTTATACATAGTAGTggaaacaattttaatattaatagaatt ggAAATGATTTTTCatcaaattattatcattctTATCCTCAAACAAGTAATTCACCAAACTCACCATCAACAGTAGGTACAGGATCTCCATCATCTGTAGGAATtgaaaatacaaataatcaATATACAATACCTTATACTACATCAGGAAATTTTCCCCATTGGGATTCTTTTACATATACACAATCAATGtatgaaaataattcaatAGGATTTTCTCATTCAACTACAGGATATGgaaattaa
- a CDS encoding Protein C21orf2, whose amino-acid sequence MVKLTSAIIYSRTRCSTDTVKKINLWGCEIDDISICKEMVNLQVLSLSRNKIKTCEPLKYCINLEELYLRGNEIEDFHEFDWLKDLKKLKVLWIDENPCTKNLDYRKAIVRLIPTLTKLDDRCVSEEDHGRGLLHEITNTPSIDIISSYQSVSGQRQSMSPSNVDVMSQSMYLPSNMTGINSTKIDSTTTSYPYQKNISQHHSGSLASSEYHSYHHQLHQCQQQNITGTSNGCRTQNTMTTSYISTHPKNNDSRIGNVMSKSMIEIPSRLSSNFNSMHSILDDNETIYEVGDDLTPTDGNYQFFDQFEQIQENGTPVDPIVNPLPNSGIESFTSGGISARQSRNYDNFNHSHQYSSLSKRKLNSRSYSMSPGRKNRIDNITSAISSLMTELDMEGLRNIIEIAEEKIKKMR is encoded by the exons ATGGTTAAACTTACTAGTGCTATCATTTATAGTAGAACAAGATGCAGTACTGATacggtaaaaaaaattaatttatg GGGTTGTGAAATAGATGATATTTCTATATGTAAAGAGATGGTTAATTTACAAGTATTATCGTTGTCAaggaataaaataaaaacatgtgaaccattaaaatattgtataaatttagAGGAATTATATTTAAGAGGAAATGAGATAGAAGATTTTCATGAATTTGATTggttaaaagatttaaaaaaattaaaagttttatggATTGATGAGAATCCTTGTACTAAAAATCTTGACTATAGAAAGGCAATTGTAAGATTAATACCaacattaacaaaattaGATGATCGTTGTGTTTCTGAGGAGGATCATGGTAGAGGATTACTTCATGAAATTACCAATACACCATCAATTGATATTATTTCATCCTATCAAAGTGTATCTGGACAAAGACAAAGTATGTCTCCATCAAATGTAGATGTGATGTCTCAAAGTATGTATTTACCCTCAAATATGACTGGTATTAATTCAACAAAAATAGACTCAACAACCACCTCTTATccttatcaaaaaaatatttctcaACATCATTCAGGAAGTTTAGCATCCTCTGAATATCATTCATATCATCACCAGTTACATCAATGTcaacaacaaaatattacTGGTACAAGTAATGGTTGTAGAACACAAAATACTATGACAACATCCTACATCTCAACACAtcctaaaaataatgatagtAGAATTGGGAATGTGATGTCAAAATCAATGATTGAGATTCCTAGTAGACTTTCAAGTAACTTTAATTCAATGCACAGTATTTTGGATGACAATGAAACAATTTATGAAGTTGGGGATGATTTAACACCAACAGATGgaaattatcaattttttgatCAATTTGAACAAAT tCAAGAAAATGGAACTCCTGTTGATCCAATTGTTAATCCATTACCTAATTCAGGTATTGAATCATTTACAAGTGGGGGCATTTCAGCAAGACAAAGTAGAAACTATGACAATTTTAATCATTCACATCAATATTCTTCTTTAAGTAAAAGAAAACTTAACTCAAGAAGTTATTCCATGAGTCCAGGAAGG aaaaatcgtattgataatattactTCAGCTATTAGTAGTCTTATGACAGAACTTGACATGGAAGGTCTAAGAAACATAATTGAAATAGcagaagaaaaaattaaaaaaatgcgttaa
- a CDS encoding FI20159p1 produces the protein MSKETIHSGHFMTSYVHSDNLFSDKSCGPSVEIDNELDQTENDVISTSYNSEDGGQKSVTYYKFGPNNSKSIDIDITLNKLKKCLNSAYDKMTTPKWKNFNGMKLNSKQRIRLNNIIWRSYHEFRKSQFENKKADSKKKIPIWHFAVPDDDTTHAKVEGSIVEGMYWKRKIAAVRAQYKRWRTDRKLEIKKNVGCCEKRKQKKSCGCIDYKIIPQTIRTKSLTPMSSMNGFDYDGYDDLENDISNQIYETLNSHYFEDQCGNTMRTNSDLIQPNLYGIMPSYQDFMSNDHEFFDLHNTFTYSPPTSEGNQMGSSLQTPIYGNQGEVISYNNRELPSKTTHSINAPATQYISSYMHQQPHYTQAVYGMQSVSMENQQHDFMPLSNSIFGEPLTSTTISVAAASSPHTLPPNSNFDYPQSFIHNNQVGFNRNNNNNNNLYNGGGQNYLQNNRFSNNINFNKNIDFTPSTIQQNIPQSEVWWSNNGNRGINDISQIMNPQNSSFSILQNTSPSPSFNISDIIEPPSKIENILSNVTCRNNDKTRVTRLVGSEMEGPSMVSRSGTPSKGALKAYPPMFQPSTNDSPPLNSNVKQWHDTPIESSLSRSSSNLNDKYIKDNTWLKPQASESRKRRSSLTETSFNVRTEQQNKSKKSCKMGSVKFEIYDSDDAFSSVPSTPKNNNSVVCDTTFTNHETRKRILHLNAEKNRRNALKDGFDQLLKILPNLNNGLKTTNAVVLAKSVEHINNLVEKTTDNEQEINDLNKKIEELNDKIKNFQENMPSSGKSNLALKTSSTSIAHQFERFFDRYVKEQTRKDYRFWLMWKLMRNSVTSYGQSLPSEGCQSKEKSVGHFKNWLMEHFDSTQLRRDSSNLLIYLATKTTFMSKPNSLSEYINDEIGKP, from the exons atgtcTAAAGAAACAATACATTCGGGTCATTTTATGACATCTTATGTTCATTCTGACAATTTATTTTCTGATAAATCTTGTGGTCCATCAGTTGAGATTGATAATGAATTAGATCAAACAGAGAATGATGTTATTTCTACAAGTTATAATTCTGAAGATGGTGGACAAAAAAGTGtaacatattataaatttggTCCAAATAACTCAAAATCAATTGATATAgatataacattaaataagttaaaaaaatgtctTAACTCTGCATATGa taaaatgaCAACACCaaaatggaaaaattttaatggtaTGAAACTTAATTCAAAACAACGAATACGccttaataatataatttggAGGAGTTATCATGAATTTAGAAAATCtcaatttgaaaataaaaaagctgattcaaagaaaaaaattccaATATGGCATTTTGCTGTTCCAGATGATGATACAACTCATGCAAAAGTTGAGGGTAGTATTGTTGAGGGAATGTATtggaaaagaaaaattgCTGCTGTTAGAGCTCAATACAAACGATGGAGAACTGATAgaaaattagaaataaaaaaaaatgttggaTGTTGTGAGAAgagaaaacaaaaaaaatcatgTGGATGCattgattataaaataataccaCAAACAATAAGAACTAAAAGTTTAACACCAATGTCTAGTATGAATGGTTTTGATTATGATGGATATGATGATCTCGAAAATGATATATCTAATCAAATATATGAAACATTAAATAGTCATTATTTTGAAGATCAATGTGGAAATACAATGCGTACAAATTCTGATTTAATTCAACCAAATTTATATGGTATTATGCCATCATATCAAGATTTTATGAGTAATGATCATGAATTTTTTGATCTTCATAATACTTTTACATATAGTCCACCAACAAGTGAAGGTAATCAGATGGGATCATCATTACAAACTCCAATATATGGTAATCAAGGTGAAGTAATTAGTTATAATAATAGAGAATTACCTTCAAAAACAACTCATTCAATAAATGCACCTGCAACACAATATATATCATCTTACATGCATCAACAACCACATTATACACAAGCTGTTTATGGTATGCAATCAGTAAGTATGGAAAATCAACAACATGATTTTATGCCACTAAGTAATAGTATTTTTGGTGAACCATTAACATCAACAACTATTAGTGTTGCAGCAGCATCTAGTCCTCATACATTACCTCCTAATTCTAATTTTGATTATCCACAATCATTTATACATAATAATCAGGTGGgatttaatagaaataataataataataataatttatataatggtGGTGggcaaaattatttacaaaataatagattttctaataatattaattttaataaaaatattgactTTACTCCATCAACTATTCAACAAAATATTCCTCAATCAGAAGTATGGTGGAGTAATAATGGAAATAGAggaataaatgatatttcaCAAATTATGAATCCCCAAAATAGTTCATTTTCAATTCTTCAAAATACCTCACCATCAccatcatttaatatttctgaTATTATTGAACCACCatcaaaaattgaaaatattttgtcaAATGTTACCTGTagaaataatgataaaacacGTGTTACCAGATTAGTTGGTAGTGAAATGGAAGGACCATCAATGGTATCAAGATCTGGTACACCATCTAAAGGAGCCTTAAAAGCATATCCACCAATGTTTCAACCTAGTACAAATGATTCACCACCATTAAATAGTAATGTTAAACAATGGCATGATACACCAATAGAATCATCCTTATCTCGATCATCATCAAAtcttaatgataaatatataaaagataatactTGGTTAAAACCACAAGCATCTGAAAGTAGAAAAAGGCGAAGTAGTTTAACAGAAACATCATTTAATGTTAGAACTGAACAACAaaataaatctaaaaaatcATGTAAAATGGGTTCTGTTAAGTTTGAAATTTATGATTCTGATGATGCTTTTTCTTCAGTTCCTTCAACTcccaaaaataataattctgTTGTTTGTGATACTACATTTACAAATCATGAAAcaagaaaaagaattttacatttaaatgCAGAAAAAAATAGGAGAAATGCTTTAAAAGATGGATTTGatcaacttttaaaaattcttccTAATCTTAATAATGGTCTTAAAACTACAAATGCTGTTGTTTTGGCAAAATCTGTTGaacatattaataatttagttGAAAAAACAACTGACAATGAACAAGAAATTAATGatcttaataaaaagatagaagaattaaatgataaaattaaaaattttcaagaaAATATGCCATCTTCAGGAAAATCAAATTTAGCACTTAAAACATCATCTACCTCAATTGCTCATCAATTTGAAAGATTTTTTGATAGGTATGTCAAAGAACAAACACGAAAAGATTACCGTTTTTGGTTAATGTGGAAATTAATGAGAAACTCCGTAACTTCTTATGGTCAATCTCTTCCATCGGAAGGTTGTCAATCCAAAGAAAAATCTGTTGGACATTTCAAAAATTGGTTAATGGAGCATTTTGATTCAACTCAACTTAGGCGTGATTCATCAAAtcttttgatttatttagCAACTAAGACAACTTTCATGAGTAAACCTAATTCTCTTTcagaatatataaatgatgaAATTGGCAAACCATAA
- a CDS encoding 28S ribosomal protein S31, mitochondrial — protein MLKKVFRNVFGVTRTQYRALCSQDGSNLKDKDIIGEELAEALDNVTNDICKNDPVEKKKTRLSILSRLTESAKETFNTAVGHETVEILYDKEIAGLLGSLDVKPELKPLNKFAEVRKDTRAIVALRKEIFYLAHQSGKSHEEARLLAENSVAKAEEKLRERREAKLKGGEEEKAVLEQIQKETNAKEGKFFKMAFEWMEKNLYSEQNLGDLSESLPPKVDVNPSVPNIFEQTSLKLDIFKDTKSFEERSLNFWREWNLKEANLVCKGVGPRNIFEKHIEWTKQGKLWPYPINNEYELGEELEVGFHEHIFLQKYLSKYNLPKTGSIAHFMELVCVGLSKNPYMTAAKKREHLDWFGKFFDSKRQKTIENMHEKERLAATDSI, from the coding sequence atgcttaaaaaagtatttagaAATGTCTTTGGGGTAACAAGAACACAGTATCGTGCTTTGTGTTCGCAAGATGgatcaaatttaaaagataaagatATAATAGGAGAAGAATTAGCTGAAGCACTAGATAATGTGACAAAtgatatttgtaaaaatgatcctgtagagaaaaaaaaaacgagATTATCTATATTGAGTAGGCTTACAGAATCAGCAAAAGAAACTTTTAATACAGCTGTTGGTCATGAAACTGTAGAGATTCTTTATGATAAAGAAATTGCGGGTTTGTTAGGGAGTTTAGATGTAAAGCCTGAGTTGAAGCCGTTAAATAAATTTGCTGAGGTTAGAAAGGATACAAGAGCAATTGTCGCTTTAAggaaagaaattttttatttagctCACCAATCTGGAAAATCTCATGAGGAAGCGAGGTTATTAGCAGAAAATAGTGTAGCTAAAGCGGAAGAAAAATTGAGAGAACGTAGAGAAGCAAAATTAAAAGGAGGTGAAGAAGAGAAGGCAGTTCTTGAACAAATTCAAAAGGAAACCAACGCGAAGGAAGGGAAGTTTTTCAAAATGGCTTTTGAATGGATGGAAAAAAACCTTTATTCCGAACAAAATCTAGGAGATCTCTCTGAATCTCTACCTCCTAAGGTTGATGTAAACCCTTCTGTTCCTAATATTTTTGAACAAACTTCGTTAAaattagatatttttaagGACACTAAGTCTTTTGAAGAACGAAGTCTCAATTTTTGGCGTGAATGGAATTTAAAAGAAGCCAATTTGGTTTGTAAAGGTGTAGGACcaagaaatatttttgaaaaacatATCGAATGGACAAAGCAAGGAAAATTATGGCCATATCCAATTAATAACGAATATGAACTAGGGGAAGAATTAGAAGTTGGCTTCCATGAACATATCTTTTTACAAAAGTATCTCTCAAAATACAATCTCCCTAAAACTGGATCAATTGCACATTTTATGGAATTAGTGTGTGTCGGATTATCTAAGAATCCTTATATGACGGCGGCAAAGAAGAGAGAACATCTTGATTGGTTTGGAAAATTCTTTGATTCTAAGAGGCAAAAAACTATTGAAAATATGCATGAAAAAGAACGACTTGCAGCTACCGAttctatataa
- a CDS encoding Malate dehydrogenase, mitochondrial, giving the protein MSFKSNILLNTAINGLKIAATRNTASAPKVALLGASGGIGQPMGLLLKNNPAIAKLALYDIQGTTGVAADLSHIDSKAQVTAHTGPSELVSCLEGADVVVIPAGVPRKPGMTRDDLFNVNAGIVRDLVEAVAKTCPKAFIAIITNPVNSTVPIASEVMKNNGVYDPKRIFGVCTLDVVRAQAFVAELKGLDVTKTVVPVIGGHSGVTIIPLLSQVKGATFSDSEIKALTERIQDAGTEVVKAKAGAGSATLSMALAGARFTQSLIDGLQGKKNTQCTYVASNAVQGVEYFSTPVELGPNGAEKILGYGKISSYEQELVTKAVPELQKNISKGVKFVKG; this is encoded by the coding sequence ATGTCTTTTAAGTCAAACATTTTACTAAATACTGCTATTAATGGATTAAAAATTGCAGCTACTCGCAATACTGCTTCAGCTCCAAAAGTAGCTTTACTAGGAGCTTCCGGTGGTATTGGTCAACCAATGGGtttattacttaaaaataatccaGCTATTGCAAAATTGGCACTCTATGACATTCAAGGAACCACTGGAGTTGCTGCTGATCTTTCTCATATTGATTCAAAAGCTCAAGTTACTGCTCATACTGGACCAAGTGAACTAGTTTCATGTCTCGAGGGTGCTGATGTTGTTGTTATCCCAGCTGGTGTACCACGTAAACCAGGAATGACCCGTGATGATCTTTTCAATGTCAATGCAGGAATTGTTCGTGATTTAGTTGAGGCTGTTGCCAAAACATGCCCAAAAGCTTTTATCGCTATAATTACAAATCCTGTTAATTCAACTGTTCCAATTGCTTCTGAAGTTATGAAGAACAATGGAGTTTATGATCCCAAGAGAATTTTTGGAGTCTGTACACTTGATGTTGTAAGAGCTCAAGCCTTTGTCGCTGAACTTAAAGGACTTGATGTAACAAAAACTGTTGTCCCTGTTATTGGAGGACATTCTGGAGTAACCATTATACCTTTACTTTCCCAAGTCAAAGGAGCTACCTTTTCTGACAGTGAAATTAAAGCTTTAACTGAACGTATTCAAGATGCTGGAACTGAAGTTGTCAAAGCTAAAGCTGGAGCAGGATCAGCTACACTTTCTATGGCACTTGCTGGAGCCCGCTTTACACAATCACTTATTGATGGTCTtcaaggaaaaaaaaatactcaATGCACCTACGTAGCTTCAAACGCTGTTCAGGGTGTTGAATACTTTTCTACACCAGTTGAACTTGGACCAAATGGAgctgaaaaaatattaggaTATGGAAAGATCTCATCTTATGAGCAAGAACTTGTAACAAAAGCTGTACCAGAACTTCAAAAGAATATTAGTAAAGGAgttaaatttgttaaagGATAA
- a CDS encoding Transcription elongation factor B polypeptide 2, whose translation MSANNDLYFEVLYSNSHFLIILKESQTIRDMKELLEPLSEFSKDEMSLYKKSQNEDKDWIKLNENVSLSDNGFDTSRASPQSPAQILIKLKSEGDIVNVESVSLPPPLPEAMQTPREEES comes from the coding sequence aTGTCAGCTAATAATGATCTTTATTTTGAAgttttatattcaaattccCATTTTCTTATAATTCTCAAAGAATCACAAACAATTCGTGACATGAAGGAATTGCTTGAACCTTTGTCAGAATTTTCAAAAGATGAAATGAgcttatataaaaaatcacaaaatgaagataaagattggataaaattaaatgaaaatgttTCCTTGTCAGATAATGGTTTTGATACTTCAAGAGCCTCACCACAATCTCCTGCtcaaatattgataaaattgaaaagcGAAGGAGATATTGTAAATGTTGAGTCAGTATCGTTGCCTCCACCTTTACCTGAAGCTATGCAAACTCCACGTGAAGAAGAGtcataa